The genomic segment tgtatactctgtgtgccccgtgacAGACTGGCAACCAGCGCAGGATCTAATCTGACTTCTGTCCAAAATCAGATGAGATTGGCCAAAGATCCCTGTGAGTTGGAACAGGGCGAGCACTTGAGAAAATGTTTGTATGTATGTTGCTaacaatgcatttttaattaagaaTCGCTGACCACAAGGCCAATGACATTAGGCAGTCAAATGATATCCAGCACAAGCTACAGCAAAAATCTACATTTACAATTAAGAATAATAGGAATAATTCTCACTCTGATTGACATTGAACGGATGAAATAATATGCCTTTTGTAATTGCTcccatgtagattttttttacataaataatTGACACATGGtcaaattcaaatatatttttgtgctgCATAAACCTACTTTTTATTGCCTCGCTGTTGCATTTTTGGGTcttttcttattatttatttagtattcTTATATCATTTTAATCTtattgtaattatatatatttttcgagAATGCAAATGCATGACCCTAAGGGTGTTTGTTTGatgataaaatacagaaatagctaAAGGTTCTTTTTGCACATTTCCTTTAAAGACTTTGTTCCGCCAATCTGCCACAATGCTCTTCTCGTTCTCACAAAGTAGTCGTGTTAAATTGGCCCCATCGTTCAGGGTCTTGAAAGCTTTTGAGACCTCCATTACCTACAGTACATCTCAGACATTTGAGTCCTGACCCATTTTTATATGATTTCGGAGAAATGTGCAGTCTTTTTGCCAACAAAAGGCTTGAGCTACGGTTTTAAGTTGTGCTCTGTCTGCGTGACAATACCACTgtttacaatacagtacattcaaatCTCACTGATGTGTCGGCCAGGTCTAATTTATGGAATGTTGCTGTCGTTGAGCTATGTACCTCACATTCATCGTGTGATTTGTTTCTCCGTACAGACTTCTGCGCTTTCGTCAGTTGAGCAGAAAGTGATCACATTTCTACTTCATGTGAATACATATCATCATCAGCCACGATTATAAGCTTGACGTTCTAAtggttgaagaagaaaaaaaccctcctcTCTGTACTTTTTGTCAACATTACACACAGCGATTGAGTCGAACCATTCATTTTCTCATTTAATATTTAAAGGCTGCAAATTGAAATCAATTGTACGCCAGCCTGTGAGCGTTTGTGCAATTCATTTAAGTTTAATGTCTTAATGGACGCTGGCTGCTTAGGAGCTGATCCTGTTGTAAACGCAACATTTGCTAGGATGtaattcaaaaagtattgatctTGTGGTGCACGTGTGTACTCCTTGCACTCTAATGCACTTACCCGGCCGCAATTTTGTATATTGTAGGGTGGATACAGAGAGATACAAAAGTTTTTGGACAGTGATGCTTGCCGCTGTAAAGTGCCTCTGCTCTCATCAGAATCAATCGGTCGTCATGAAAATGTATCAGAATAATGAAACTGTGGTTTTAATGGcacacaaacatttgcactcatagcgattaaaaaaaagtatcataaAATGGGTTTGCTTCATTTGATACCACTTTTAAAATTGAATGTATGTGTTTTTGACCTGTCTGAATTTGCTGTCCACCCTGCCATTATGGGGTCACTGCCAGTGAGGAAACTGCTGTTTTCAATGACATTACGACCATCATTTTGTCGACTAACATTTAACACAATCTTCATTTTCATGTATTGGATCTTGGTATGGTTACAGGTCTAGTTTTACATTTGTTTAACAGTACACACTCAGCTTGCTAACTGAATCGTGTTGCTGAAGCTAACGTTAGCCAAAAATGTTAGCAACTTCTAGCTGTTTGCCTCTCCAGTACAGGATCTGTTAGCAGTTCATTTATAAAACAGCCACAAGACTTTGAGCTTGAGCAGTACAATATGCATTTCTAACATTGTAACTCTCTGCTGATAACACAATTTGGGATTTCGTGCCTCCATTTTCAGAGACAGAATAGTTCAAGTATTTTAGACAAATGGCTTTAAAACTTGAGTAAAAATCCTTTGTCATCAGTGAATGCTCGAATCAATGGAAATCACTGAATTGTCACCCGGAGACACGTTTTCAGGGCTTCAGTGAAGCAGCCTTCACTCTGTGCTCGTTTATGACTCTTGTAACcctctcttttgttttcaggaTATCCATTTGGTTTGAAATCAAGAATATTCACTTTTTTACCTTTAAAGAAGTTTGGAGTTGGATTATATTTATAAATTTGCCCAAATAATGTTGCGTCCTGGAAGTGGAGGTCCTCTGCATAAATTGGCTGTGAATGATAAATGCCATGAAGTCCATTCAGTCACTTAGTTCACTCACCCTATGACGGAATGACTTCCAATTCATTTTGGTGGTGGCggataaaaatacaaacaaatctgGAAAACCGTGCCGTATGGAGAGGTTTGACATGGAAAACAGATGTGGGTGAACTTTGATTCCCAAGTGACATGATGTGCAACATGTGAGAACATGGGAAATCATCTTAATTTGGTGACTCAATTTGGTGTTTTACGCATGTATTTCGTCATAAAGTCACAGAATACCGACATTTGTGTCATTGGCAGAGATTACTAATTGAATGAGGCGGTGGATTTTCCCCCGGAGGGCTGTTAAAGTGAGTGAAAGTTACCGCCTCCTCCATCTGACACACCCTGTATAAAACACTGGCAGCGCTGGGAGGCTGACAGAAGAGCCTGGAAAATATTGGAAGTCATCCCACAGCACAATCTTCATCTTCTAACAAGGTATGTCCTTCAGGATGATCACTTACTTGCTTTTTGAAGAAATTGAGCTGTTTATATCTCACGCATCTATCTCGCTACTGGATGATTACTGCATGTTCTgattgtaaagttttttttgcttctttcatgTGATCCAGGATTCTCTGCTGGGATGTTGCTGGTTGTGGTTCTCTGCCTGCTGGCTTGCGTTCACTCGGGCATTGATGCGTATCCACGCCAGCCTGCCACCCCGAAAGAAGGAGCACCCCCCGAGGAAATGGCCAAATACTACTCTGCACTCAGACACTACATCAACCTTATTACAAGGCAGAGGTGAGCTACATGGAGACAGTGAGGTTATTGTTATTATCGGCGGTGCAGTCGTGACATGTTGCCTGGCTTTTATCCTTGCACAGATATGGAAAACGAGACATTCCAGACACAATGTTTTCTGATGTGTTTGTAAAGGAGAGCACAGAGACTATTCCTGGGTCCAGTTATGGCAGGTAGGATCACAGCAACAACACACCATTCCTCTGCTTTTAACATATACTGTCGTATACATGTCTGACATTTTgtggggatttttaaaaatatagtttTATCATATCTTTGAGGTTTGGGTTTGCTTTGAGAATTGCATTGTTAGATTTAATATTTTTACAAAGGCTATGAAAAGTCACTTGAGCAATATTTTGTAACTTTTGGGCTATTTTCTACTTTGTACTTTCAAAAAGTAGCATTCACACACCTCCTGACTGCAAGATTAAGAACCATTGATCGATagatacatacaatacaataagatacatgctgatttatatagcgctttcacaacagcggcagctgtaacaaagcgcttaacaaaacagttaacataaagtaaaataataaacacaacacataacataaaacacggacagtcgtgcaggactaaccacttttccgtcacacgctttgttgtttgaagcagtttgagatgcaagaggagagaatcaaagtagATAGATAGAATTCTATTATATTGATTTGAGTCACTGAACACTTTTTAATTTCatgcactgtatttatttttaactacaCATTATATAATTAAACTTCTTAAGAATAAAGGTTACTGCggagctgttttttttatttgtttttcttttttgctgttgtatatAGTTGAGGGTTTTTGTACCTCTTGATAGCAATTTTAGTAACACAgtaatacaaattaaaaataaaaagaggttGCTGAGCATGATTTCATTAtttccatagtttttttttcaattattattttagtcTATTCTATGCCAATGAgttgtgtctttgttttgttgtaggTATGATGAGCTGCCAATGTGGTGATGATCTCAGAGTTGCTTGAAacttttcatttggagttaATTGTCAATTGTGGTGCAtgaaatattgtatttaataatattaaagTATATGTATAttgtaaataatgtttttttcacatCTTGTTGGCCCGATATGCAGCGTTCCTTACTAAACAGTGCCCTCTTGTGATAATCTGTGGTACAACGATATTTTGGTAATACTGCACACTATTAAattgtgctttgtttttgggacgggaataaaatttaaaaaatgagaaaaatctctattttatatttccaattattatcattatcataTTCTTTTAATAATTATAGGTGGTAGTTTCTCTAATATATATTAGTCAACAAACACGGAGCTGTCACTAAGTTACGATGTTTAGGtaattttaaatttttgtaCCATTTCACAATTTCCAAATGTATGTTGAATTTCTGtgtcagtgattctcaaagtgtaggCTCCTGTGGGATGCAAAAGAATCCCTGCCtatgtacagttcagttgtatttaaccttTTTTGTAGAATACAGTTGTATTACATCGATTTGAACTTTTATCCAAGTGATTTTAATTGAACTTTTATGTGTAATGCATTTGAATGGAATCATTATGTCATTACAGGTTATTTTTATATTCATATCGAAATGCAGGGGTGATTTTCAAACTGCATCATGATGACCATAAGGTGGCTTACAATCATAAATACACTAACACTTGGGCCTACTACACTCctgtattttattgttgatCACGATAATGgtacttcttaaaaaaaaaagtttgggaaacacTGTATTATATCTACTGTgtattttctttaaataaatgtgaaaatagACAAAGTGGTGCCCATCTTCTGTGTACATTGTGACACATTTTTAAGCTTGTCACAATGCAGTTTGTAAGAGCAAGTGcacagtatttttttctgtttattttatatataaattaaaataGGTATTTACCATCCTTTTTATGACATAAAAAGCAGAGTAAACAAAACCTCTTTTACCCAAATCTGTACGAGTATATGGGTCCGAAAGCAACGAATAATCTTGGAAACCAAAGACTATAGGACTCAACATTTTTCAGATTAATTAAGGCACAAATATAAAACTAGAGGAAGATTTAGGATTGGGTCTAATTTACTATGGTGATTATACATTTTAGTAAGGAACATCAAGAATAGTGATAAACAGTACCCACCATCTCAAGTCATTTTATAGCAGCATTCTCCCTAATTCAAAAGAGATAATATTGCATCAACACGATGCTTGTTTACCTTAAGAGAAAGACACAACTCGTTTCGAAAATAAACCCCCCAGTTTTAGCctgtgtttcttcataggaattttCTCTATGTGCAACGCATTAAGAGCACAAACCAACATATTTCCTTCACTGGAACCTATTGCAGAGGTAATTAAATCAATACAATCAATACAAAGAGTTGTTCCCCCCCAAGTGCAACATGTCATTTCCTACTTTCATGACTGCTGTGGcgtactgtttttttcttcctgaagaCAGATTGATGAGCTAATAAAATGTAAACTCTGCCACAATGTCGGCTGCCATTGTTTTAAGTGTGGCTCTGTCAGATCGGATCCAGGAGgacacaaaatgacacaaaactaAACCAAAACGCATTATTAGAAGTGATGTCGTCAATGGGAGAGTCTAGAGCAAATGTGAGCGGTGGGTTGTCCATGTTGGAAGATGTACTCCACAACTTTGCAGGACATCCTACGTGATCCACTGAGAAGCTTTGTGTGTGAGTTGAGTGAAGGAGGAGAAAAGGGGGGCGCAGCATCCTGGCTGCCTGGTTGGCAGACACGCACACTGAGTATTAAACCAGCGTGTAACTTGTGTGCAATAAAACGATTGAAATGGATATATCGGGTTGAATTAATTCAGCGAGCGTGACCGGACTCCAGTGAATAGAGCAGGTAAAAATACGCGTTTAAATGTGGCACTCGAGTCATGTTAGCAAAGCAGTGCTAACTCCTAGTATAGTTCAGCAAGCGTTGTACCTTCGGATAATTTATTGATGGATATCAATGACAGTTATGCATGTATACCCAGCAGTTATTCGCATTGAGACGCTTGTCTTACATTTCCTTACATAGCGATACATTTAATCAATATGGAAGCGATGAATAAACGCACGTGAGCGTGTGCTAGCTACGCTAACATCTTCGTAAACACTATTAACCAATGCTAACTGAAATAATAAGATTTGATCCGGCGCCGAGGGTTACATTCGGGCGCAGTCGGTTTGAAAGTGTCACATTGTTGCGTGATTGGCATGGCTCAATAGAGGAGTTCTAATCAATGGATAGTAGTGACTTCGGCTAATGCCACGCTACATCGCGGTGTTAAAAAGCGACCGCGAAACGTGACAAACCCAAAATCCAAATGTACATTTTCGTGCAGTGCTATTTTCGGGCATGGCAGAAGGACTCATACTCTGTAACTAAAGTATAGATTTCTGTGTAAAACACACTCAAAGGTCTGataaaataattgaattgtAAGAAACATGACGTGCTTGCAGTGAAAacgtttggttgtttttaacTAAAAGTGATCTGGTGTCTCAGTGGCATACCATCGTGTTTCCATAGATTTGCTAACGTTGTGCTCTTAATTCACTGTTACGACTTTATTTCTCACCATGTAGGAGTAAGAGTACTTAGGTTCGAGTATTCACAGATACCAAGTAGAAGACCTACGTCTTGCTATTgcgatgaaaatgtgttttatttcaataaaattTTGGTCATAAACTTGTCTTGAACggtcaaatgtattttgtgtggaggagcaatttcacattttaacatcCAACTGCGTGTTATTTTTTGAACAGTTGTACCCCATATTTCACGTAAATATGGCCTGTAACACAAGACATTTTAGCTCtaaaataaaactagacacacatcGCTCAGGAGGGTGTAGGGGGGCTGGTACACATAAAGATAATCGGGCTGTTTGTAACAATTTCCCCCTTCCCAACGAAGGATGTTGTCACACTATCTATTAAGGCTACACAATATATCGGGGGAAAATCGATATCACGGTAATGGCCCACGCAATATCCATATGTCAAAGGCATGTAATAAGTTTCATATGGAATTGCATACTTTTAACTGAGACTAAGCTTTGTCATTGTTTGAACAGTTTGTAGGACTTCAGAGGCACCACTTTGGATGGATTTAGAGGTTTTACCGTACTTGACTTaccagtattcattcattttattctctcACTTTGTGACCTCGGGGTTCCAGATGCCTGACAAAGACTAGGACTCCGTGTTGGAGTGCTGTGCAAAAGATTTGAACACAGTTTGTTGGTGaggttctgttttgtttttcttctccattgGCTTTGCATGATAGACAAGTTTATACTTGTATTAGCTCTCCCTCCTGCTTGGGCTTTTAGTGGCCACTGTAAATGTATGAGCAAACTTTTTTCAGAAGTGGAGTCGAGTCATCATTTGTCATTCAATGCCACACCTTGTTCTCCTATCTTCATTAGCATAACAACGTTCATTGTCATCTTTTCCTCTGTGGTGATACATGTCAATAAACATTTGTGCTTTAATTTGTCATGGTGTACAACATTAAGCCTCAACATTAAGTGTCtttcttgtcttctttttagcCCCTGCAGTTGCTCTGGTCGCTGTAGGCGTGCTGTTTTACAGAATTTGACTTTGTGGAGAGGGTTTTGCCATTGTAAAACTGAAGAGCACACAACATGACTGTGGCCAATGCAAAGTCAGGCTCAGGTAAGCTGCTGCCAGAATCTGCAGAGGGTCTTGTATGGTCAGGCCTCTTGTGAACTCACGGAAGTAGTAAATGGCATCCtgacgttttgctttttttctcaaacgttTTGCTGTCCTCTTATCTATTTTTGagttgtctttttgtgtgtggaaatCCATTTGGTACAAACACTGTTATGAAACCGCCTAGTTCCTACATTTTGTAAGGCTTTTTATACAATAGCAGAGTTTCCTGTGTGCACTCTGACATGTCTATTGGTGCAAGAATTTGTCTGTGTGCAAGTATATTCGGGAATGTGAACTCGCCCATTTATTGACTGTCCCACATTGGTTGGCTCTTTTATTCTGAGTGTTTTCTGTAGCTGCGTTCTTGATGTTGTGTTCCTTTTCATCCCTTCAGCCATGCAGCAGGTTCTGGACAACCTGAAAGACCTGCCCACAGGCTCGCTTGCCAAAGACATCGACCTCATCTTCCTTCGTGGCATCATGGAGAGCCGCATCGTCCGCTCCCTCGCAAAGGTACGAAAATTAGATATCTTACATATACATTGATATCGAAGTGCACCGCATCATATAgagaaacatattttaaatatttgttgctTCTCAtgaagacgatgcatagcacggagtcagccctgttacgcgtttctaatgacatcctcctggcaaatgactctggagaccacgtgtgtctggttttattggacttaactgcagcatttgatacagtggatcacagtattctgctgactcgtttgcagcacttggtgggcattggcgggagtgctcttgattggtttaggtcctatctagctgacaggaccttttgtgtcagccttggctgctctgaatcacgcactgctcccctgtcatgtggtgttccacagggctcaattctggggcctctgctgttctcgctgtatctgctcccattgggttccatcttaaggaaacatggtattcctttccactgctatgcagatgactgccagatctatgtcccactgagcaagaaagacaccttctcattaaggccactcctatcctgtctggaagaaatcaaaacctggatggcacaaaatttcttgaagttcaacgaaaagaagacagaggtgatattgtttggccccagtggaccttgtacattccatcctgtagacttgggccccctatctccttatctgaaatcaacggtctcaaacttgggacttaaactggacagtgatttcaaactcgatcggcaaattggtgccgttgttaaatccagcttctttcaccttagacagctggccaaaataaaacctctcctctcacatgaacactttgagacagtaattcatgcctttgtcacatcccggctcgattactgcaacgccctgtactttggagtcagccagtcctccatcaagcgccttcagctggtacagaatgccgctgctcgcctcttgactggtactcgtaagagggagcatataactcctactttggcatcccttcactggctccccattcattttagaattatttttaagatcctcctctttgttttcaaatctctgaataatctcgcgccaccttacttctctgagctcatacgcccctacacccctgcccggcgcctcaggtctgtggaccagtctttgctagacgtaccaagaactaaactgaggctcagaggggatcgagccttttctgttgctggtccatctctctggaatgacctcccactgaacattcggcaagcctcctcgctgcccatctttaaagccctcctcaaaactcacttgtattctttggcgtttgactcagcatgacttagatttgctattggttttactgcttggtgctttctaccgccttattacttattacttattactgattcgtcttactgtttattgtatatgttaaatcgctccatgtacagcactttgtatgcagcgatggctgtttgaaagtgctctataaatactgttgacttgacttgacttgacttgaagctACGGTAAATAAGGtttatcaaaataaaagtagacATTAACCATGGTTCTATACGCGGTCATCATGTATAGTATATTAactcctcaagaaaaaaaaaaagaatttcacaGGAATTGCTTTTATATGCATGACTGAATAATCTGGAGctcacaaataaaaatgaagaaaataatttcacTCCTAGGTGAACAAATGCACTGGGGTTTCATGATTGTCATACTGTTTTGAGTGCTCTATGGCCAAGGGActgacaacaagaaaaaaagcacagacCTGCGCCATGGCCACACAAACCTAATCCTGTTTatgtcatttgtttaaaaaatcatGAGGTGGCAGGCCATGCTGTTTCATTCCCTTTAAGTGCAGCTCAACGACATTTCACAGAGGGAGCAATTTTCAAAATGCCCCAAATTCTCGATCaccaaaaattcaaaattttcaCTCCTAAAATTACCACCCCAAACTTCCTTTGTTCAGActcaatgacattaaaaaaaaaatggattctcGTCATTATTCCCATTTGAAATTCAAAGCGTTCGGTACTTTAATTCACCCTGGTACtaattttcaacatttcaaaaatgtctacgtcccccaaaaaattctaCATTCATTCCACAGGcatccatatttttttcattcggcTTTTCAGCATCCACATGCATTTTCTCCAGAAATCGCAAATGTCTCTTATAGATGTCATCCTCAACCGATTGCACTAAATATAGTAAAGTTGATTGCCTTTGATGCCCCCAACCAGAGTGAGAAATGAAAACAGATTGTGCATCGCGCAGTAGGAGACCATACCTTAACTGTGCAAGGTCTAAACTGGAGTGTTTTCACATAATGGGAACATTACGGTATTACACGACTTAAATAGACGTGTTAACTCGGGTCAATGAGGCCAACAGCATGATAATAAATCACTGGTAGAGATTGTAGCCATGCGGTCAATCTATGAATAGAACAATGGAGCGTGCCACTCTTGAAaaactgtgccccccccccccccccccaatactcTATTACATAACATTTGACTCCTGATAGATTGGCAAAGATTCaacttttaaatgtcttcaaGTGTACGTCTTTAGACTGACACGCCTTCTAACGGGTCATTGTATAGCTTTTTTCTTCACGCTATAACAGTAAATACATGTCGTTTTTCAGAATATTTCATGTGTCGTTTGCTGTAATAATTTTGAGAACTACTGCAGGCACCATACTAAAACCACATTTTTACACTAGAAGTGCTTGTTTGTCGAATCGGTGTATCCCATTAGGCATCTTCCCGGGATTCATAATGCTGGATGTACAGTATGccattttgaattgttttttaatattatttatttttattgctgaaGTCGTCTCCTTGATACTGGCCACCTCTGCTTAAATGATCTCCATTGTTATTTGAGCAGGtcataaaaatgtgaataattTTTGGAATAAATGCACTCTGTTAagtggtccatttttttttgtgttttctgaaaAGACTGAAAAATGACAAAGGCCATGATTGTAGGAAGGTGACCAAATGCACCATAAAATATCAACTCAGCTAAGAGTTTTCTTTTGAATGCCATGGAATCTCTGAGGAGAAGTAAATATTGGCATGAAAACGTTTTTAAgttattattttcataaaaaCTTATATCTACTACACtactttattttaatgttaGTCAATATGGTGGCACTGGGagcattctgtattttttttaggaggTACTTGGTGCAAAAGGTTCGAGGATGACTGGGATACATACAGTAATgtgtccattttgtgttggcattCGCAGGCTCAAGAGCGGCTGGAGGAGGTCAAGTTGGAAGCGGTGCGAGATGACAACGTTCAGCTGATCTCCGAGATCCTGGACTCCCTCAATAAGCTGACTGACAAAGACGCTGCCACTGTGGAGCTCACCCACATCCTCCAGGAGCCTCACTTTAAGGTAGTTTGATCCTCTTCCTTTCCTCGGCCATAGCTCTGTCATAGAatagaccccccccaccccccacctctcaTCACATGGAAACATTcatcagaaccttttttttccaaattgtacCTCCCTTCCTCTCCCCCACCACTCATTGTCTGTGGCATGGGTAGGAGTGGAGCGGGGCAGGGTGTGTGACCAATGGCAGGCCTAGTTTGTAGGAAACGAGAGGGGCAGAGCACTTGCGTCACCTCCAATATTTGGAGTCGCTGATGCACTTTGTAGTCTCCAGCcgatgttgctgttgctgctagGGTAAGAATATTGCTCTTATTCTTGGACTCTGCGTTTATCAGTGATCAGAAATCATTTTGGTTATACGCGTCTTGTCGTGCACAAATGGCTAA from the Hippocampus zosterae strain Florida chromosome 5, ASM2543408v3, whole genome shotgun sequence genome contains:
- the LOC127601423 gene encoding peptide YY-like; the encoded protein is MLLVVVLCLLACVHSGIDAYPRQPATPKEGAPPEEMAKYYSALRHYINLITRQRYGKRDIPDTMFSDVFVKESTETIPGSSYGRYDELPMW